ttacataaggtatgggttttctctcatGGAATTCATTCTCCAAGCGACTTTTCAAACgtttgaattcatgaacttcgaaactagggttgttccccaatgatattgttgaacatccatctccctagttatcctttttttcaattctttaagtatatagatgtaatcttgaacatgttgttggtatatgGTGCTAACTGATTTTATTAgttcttgatttgttaatgaCTAATGAGGTCTATAGATTGGATTCAAATGATTTGAGTGTTAGTTACCCGAATTCAGGAATGATATAATGTTTACAGTTTACTTGTGTTTCGAGAATATGAGTTACTATGAATCGTTATGGAATTTAGTTAATGTTCAAATGTTAAGTTTTCGCTTGGTTCATGTTGGGGAATCACTATATTACATTCATGAAATTAATTGGTGTGGTTAGTGATAACATAATGAATGTTGTTcaagtgaaagtttggtttatgccaataaaatgctAACAATGTCTTGCCCAAAAAGTTGAATGAAATTGGCTTACAATATTGGTTTCAAAGAATGATGGAAAGAATGGCTAATGGCTAATGTTCACCCAACTTAATATGACTAAGGTAActtttgaattcataaccaagggtatgccaattATTAGGACAAGTCTCAAcataccctttccaaatgaactatgaacctAGTAACTACATTGAACAAAGTTCTTAAGCTTTATAAAGAATGGTATAAAGCTACCAAATGACATGAAACGAGTTAAGGTGAGTAACAGCATAATTAAAAGTCTTAAAATTATGagagtgaccagaatggggtgtcaaaggaagtgagacaagtctcacttacacctaagacaactatgttaaagatactcacaaaAGATGGTGTTAATAATCgcgagacaagtctcattaacaccaagatgataatgtaaggttaaatttcacatttcatcaagtaaagaaaggagGTTCGAttatccaaagagttaagtaaaactcataactagaagcaagcctccataatgtttgagtcaactcaaaaagatgtaaagaaaaaagTTGAGCAAAGCATCGCTaaactagcaatgagcttgtgccagcacatgtaagTCTCATaagatgaggctaccaccaaggtggataagtagtctccgtatgtctcttagtcttcgaactatgttgcaagcataggaactagccagtggattccacctaagcaAACTAGGTATgatttcactttggccggtgattccacctttttttcggtgtggggaagacaccggatttcatgtttagctcacatgatctatgtcggttaaatgctcaaagaaagtattcggttaactttagccgtgaaccacctctttccAGTGTGGGGAGAACACttgacttggtttcactttagcctgtgaaccacccctttttggGATAggcactggatttcatgttagctcacatgatctagattcccTTGGATCGATaaatcaccccttttcggtgtggggcaaacactggatttcatgttagctcacatgatctgaATTCTAAAGATGTCCTTAAGAAAGCAAGCAAGAAAGAAGagatgtatgttcaaagtgagctaagaAAGTAAGAGCCTACGAATAGCAATCgtcagtgtttgataagaatgaagttttcaacaaataatgggcatagccagtaatgatttcttttatcatgaaaatgggcatagccaaacaaaaatggtttataatgaatgacttcttatattatgccaataaaggggagtaaaaTGTAATGGCTAATCAATGCTCCATGATCTCCCtaatatgaaaaatgatgaaGTAAGTGGcgtagccaataaagattggcttataaagtgTTCCTGCCCAACGAATCTAGAATGGAAAAAATAACTTGTTGTAAGGatagccaaatcatttccttaagtctttggattacttacttgattcattgtaggtatgggactacaatgaatcattgcaatTGTAAGTAAagcataggatcaaaggagatcattgaactacataacaagaagaagaaaaagactggaaaaaaaaaactaagtatCAAAAAGGGGGCTTTCGGGTTTGGGgcatcaaatttaaaaattttcgctcgagttgttctaaaattatgttgatgaatCTAAGGTCTtgtattcatataaaaaaagagttgtgtgctttgaatgcattaaaatacgtcatatttataacacaattcacaaataacgaattaggaaagtctagtgatgtcactttccaaaaatggcatattgttataggaagagttttccttgatcatgcatagtccttatgtgtatgtgtgcatacacccatacttagtacaagtgtgtactaaccctatactattattatctttataggtgcaggtcagagacAATGTTGAAGATTCATCGAAGCTGTTTGGATTGtcgatctccagactttggtaggtcctcttgatgttcgaggatgctacacttATCTTTCTAGCTTAGtactttagacatagctagtggatgttgtccctagcgtttcttttcaGACGTTTATTTCAAAGTTTTATACTAAGGCcgttttggcaaactattacattatatattgatcttttgatttgaattgattcatcaattgtagatggttgttttgaTTTGAGCTTAGTAGAATATTAGTCTATgtagaaaatatatgaagtctatgtattcttcattatgttttaaaagttttaaattttccacaaatttaactatatgaatgtgatgaaagctaagaagaggcttgtctgcgacctctgagaggttaacgacgccgatTGCATTTGGATTCCTGAATCTACGTGTAACAAACtttggtatcagagaatgaggttaaattacctaggaaaagctcaaaacaaccacgttaCGTAGTTTTTAActtatgggtgtgaagcgcgccacattaaTGACTTAGAGACCAAGTGATGTTAGGAATCTTCCCtccttctactctttatcgtgccgtgtagagctttgacattttgtgtcattttagCATCAAACTTCCTTCTTTTGTGTGCGTGTAGAAAGATGAACAGAAGAAGAAACGCAGGCaggagagttggagaagcagttgttgggggaaaccaagctcctccttAAGCCCCAGCTGCTGGAGTGCAAGTGTCTGTCAAACCAGCTGCGTTGACGGGTGGAGAAGTGGGAGCAGCACTGGttcagatggcccaagccatcactgcTAGGCAGAGGCTATCACAGCCCAGGCCACTAGAGAGGGTGCTCTcagggagaacccacatgctagcaccatggctagtaAACTGAGATATTTCACCAAGATGAATCCCCCAGTCTACTTCGGGTCCAAAACCAATGAGGAtccccaggagtttgtggacCAGGTCTACAAAATTCTCTGTACCATGGGTGTTAATGAAAaggagaaggctgagttggctgcataccagctcaaggatgtggctcaggtATGGTACAAAAGTGTTGAGATGGCCGAGTTGGTCTAAGGCGCCAGATTAAGGTTCTATGCTTTGAAAAGTAGAGAGGAGCATGTTGTCACTGGTAACTTGcttgtcttttcttttcctgtgtatgcattgttagatccaggatccactttgtcatttgttactccttttgTAGCTAGTCATTTGCTACTCCTTTTGTAGCTAGTAAGTTTGACTTGCTTCCTGAGATCTTGCATGAgccttttctagttagtactcccataggagatgGCACTAGAGTTGAAAGAGTATATAAAGAATGCCCAATTAATATTCTTGATAGAGTCACCCGTGCTGACCTAATAGAATTAgacatgcttgattttgatataattttgggtatggattggcttcataaatgctatgctaccatagactattaaaacagggtagtaaggtttcagttgccaaatgagttagagttgaaATGGGAAGGGagtggttcaaatccaacaagaCAAATAGTTTCTAATCTTAAAGcgaacaagatgttatctaacgGGTTAGGAGCCGATCAGAACCTTTCTTACGAAGAGGTTTccgttgaaattttagatcgccaagtaaACGGTTGAGGAACAATGAGGTTGccaccgtaaaggtgttatggaggaaccaccttgttgagggagcaacatgggaggccgaggccgatatgagatcctgttaccctcacttgttcagttcttaaggttagatatactcttcctaagtctggtTTAGTTTAAGAAACTCTGAGTTATTAATGCATTAGTCGATTTGatgttttaagtccataatcGTGTGTCTTAcacttgcactatatgagttaaaatgagttcatgcttgcattcatgtttttgtttttgtatagcgtagacatattttgtgttgcatgagatgtgatgtgcattaagttaagtgtgattgagaagaaagttcctcaatctcaaatatgaagcttcatatAAGCTTGAGTAATAAGCATCATCGAGTAAGTGTGAATcagaaattcacaaagagtaaaatttcaagcatgttaaagtgtttttgaaaatcaccctctttatttttaaaaatgatgtgCAGTGTCATTCGgagacgaatgttcctaggggaggggggggggggggttaatgtaacattccgaaaaattacatgtctaataaagagcccaataggtctttaagaatgcgtagTGGGAACATAGGTATTCCAATGctcaatattgagaaatattgggcatagtatagaaaattggctaaggggtattagccaatttctatataatacccaaatgaggaaaatattgggcatattagaaaatattagcttaaagggtgttagccaatttttctaagtattaatgagcttgtttaagaaatgtacctgcaatgaagaccctaagctaacaACCTTTATTCACAATTCAACACATTAGATACGAGGCATTCAAGTATCAAGCCTAGGTATCATAGCACATGACCAcctaaaatgatcatgtagattaaacagtgcccaaggacatagtaaggatccttgggacaataagaaACGGCCAAGGAGAGGAAGTAAGTGGcgtagccaataaagattggcttataaagtgTTCCTTCCCAACGAATctagaatggaaagaataacttgttgTAAGGATAGCCAAATCCTTTCTAAGtctttggattacttacttgattcattgtaggtatgggactacaatgaatcattgcaatTGTAAGTAAaccataggatcaaaggagatcattgaactacacaacaagaagaagaaaaagacctggaaaaaaaaaactaagcaTCAAAAAGGGGCTTTCGGGTTTGGGgcattaaatttaaaaattttcgctcgagttgttctaaaattatgttgatgattctaaggtcttgtattcatatagaaaatgagttgtgtgctttgaatgcattaaaatacgtcATATTTATACCACGACTCACAAataacaaattaggaaagtctagtgatgtcactttccaaaaatggcatgttgttataggaagagttttccttgatcatgcatagtccttatgtgtatgtgtgcatacacccatacttagtacaagtgtgtactaaccctatactattattatctttataggtgcaggtcagagacAAGGTTGAAGATTCATCGAAGCTGTTTGGATTGtcgatctccagactttggtaggtcctcttgatgttcgaggatgctacacttATCTATCTAGCTTAGtactttagacatagctagtggatgttgtccctagcgtttcttttcaGACGTTTATTTCGAAGTTTTGTACTAAGGCCGTTTTGACAAactattacattatatattgatcttttgatttgaattgattcatcaattgtagatggttgttttgaTTTGAGCTTAGTAGAATATTAAtctatatagaaaataaatgaagtctatgtatacttcattatgttttttaagttttaaattttccacaaatttaactatatgaatgtgatgaaagctaagaagaggcttgtctgcgacctctgagaggttaacgacgccgatTGCATTTGGATTCCTGAATCTGGGTGTGACAATTCAAAACAAAAGTAGAGTTCAAACAAATAGGATTCAGTTGTAGTGAGTTGTTCCCGTTGTCAAGAAAATAAAGATCTCCTGATTCTCTAGCAGTGCCAATCATCTTCCCCGAGACCTTTTCCAGAAATTCACACAAATCGGAATCTAAAAATAGCACGACAATTAAGAGAACAGGTTAATTTACTGATAGAAACTAGATTACAACTAGATTAAAAGAGAGCTTTGGAACACAAAGAGTATTATGAAGTGTAAGAGATGGTGATAGTTTAATAGTTCCTTTTCCAACAATCGCAGAGAAGGAATCATCAGCTATCTTGATTTTATTATTCCCTGCACAAGGAGTGTAAGTAGAGAAAAAAAGGGAACTTCTAGTCATATATGGTCACTAGCTCCAGAATCTACGATCCAAGAATCTATTTGGTTGGAATTGACACTAAGAAAAGCAGATAATACAGTACCTGTTTCAGCAAAAGAACAGGAAAGATTAGAAGAATTTGGTGCATTTGGACGAAATTGTGGAGATTGAAGGAGTTTGTGCAGAATTTCCAATTGTTCCCTTGTAAATGGAGACGTTTCTGGAGAAGGTTGCTGCCCTTGATCAAAATTAGTTGTTTGGAGGGCCTGCGCTTTTGAAATTGAAAGCCACGATTATCAACTCCCTTTTTCTTCCAGATTACTGGTTTCCCATGAATCTCCCAACACGTTTCACTGGTGTGCCAATATTTTTGCAATGATCACACCGTggctttttgtttttgttctctCCATTCTTCACTGTTACAAGAGCTGAAAAGTTCAACATTTAAATTAGGTTTTAACATAACTTTCCTCCTAGTTTCCTCTCTCACAACTTCAGAAAAGGTTTTACGAAGAGAGGGCAGAGGATTTTTTCCTAGGATTCGCGACCTGACTCGTCAAACTCTCGATTTAATCCTGCTAAAAAAGgtaaactctcactttcttcacttttttttttttgcttttacaCTATCCACAGAGCACTCCCATTCATCATTGTAACACTGGTCTAACTCCTGCCACAAggacatcatttcattataataagTAGTATTGCATTCTCACCCTGCTTAGCTTGTCATAGTTTaatttataactcaaaagtTTGTGAGGCATCTTCTACATCAGCATATGTCCCTAACGGCTTCCCACACATCCTTAGCCATGGGCAAAAAGAGATAAGATTTACCTATGACTGGTTCCATGGAATTTATTAACCAAGCAATCACGAGTGAATTCTCTAATCTCCAGGAGTTCATCTTTGGATCTCCAACTTCCGGCTTTTTCGTTTCTCCAGTCAGATGTCCCAGCTTTCCATGCCTATCGATTACAAGCTTTACGGACTGTGTCCATTCCAGATAGTTCTTCCCATTTAATCGATGAGAAGTTAACTGGAAGGGCATGTGAGAAGTATTGCCTCCTAGTGTCATTAGATTTTCTGCAGTAGCTTCTAGAGAAGAGTTTTTGTCTTCTGTTGATGTTTCAGAAAGGTGCTCTTCGTGAAAGGTTGTTTTATCCATATAATATTAGGGTATTTCATCCCactctgataccatgaaagTTTAGATACtgcaaaagtatattttattcataGTATTTGTACAATATTTATAGGAGAACAAAGTAAAGATTAATTAAACTAATCAATCACTAATtcttaggaaatccttgaatcaaGGGATTTCatctaaattattttcctagaaTAATATATTCTAATACTATATTTACACAAATCTGCCAGCTTTATTTGTGGATCAGATTATAATCAAATCTGTCAGCTCAATGGTGGAGCAAATTATAACTAAATCACACATCATATGTGATTAAACTGGTCTACTTTCATAAGATGCATATGTTTCAAAAACTGTAAAGAGGAAATATAGCTGTTTTACATCAAAATTGTAGACACCAGAAGTAGAAAGTCATTATAAAATATGAAGGTGTCTGGATGTACAGGCAGAAGCAAAAAGTACTTACCCAAGGAACTCTGAAAGCCCACCAATTCCTGCGAACTTGAATGGTTGAGGTCCTTCTCTTTCAAGATCCTAATCCAAATTGTATTTAAATGTCTCTATGAAGTTGTATTCTGGAAAGATGCATATTTattaaagcaaaaaagaaaaaataagatgTGTTTGAACCTCCTCTTCAGCAGCTTCTAGACCACCTTGAACCCAGAAAATGTTGTTGTAATCAGCATTGTGTAGCACCTCACAAGCCGCAATGGACCTGCCTGATAAAAAGGGCTCCGCATAAGCAGTTAGGAAAGAAAATCAGCAGGTTCATTATGAGCATAAGAACCTTTAAGTGCCTAATCTCTCTGACCATGGACCTACTAAGAGCATGAGATGCTTACTACCTCAGAAAGTGATACTCTGCCAGCTAGATATATTAAAACTCTCCTACTGTTCCTACTAATATGCAATTAAACAGTCAAGTGCCATGCTACACAGAAAA
This portion of the Solanum pennellii chromosome 12, SPENNV200 genome encodes:
- the LOC107007297 gene encoding uncharacterized protein LOC107007297 isoform X2, with translation MDKTTFHEEHLSETSTEDKNSSLEATAENLMTLGGNTSHMPFQLTSHRLNGKNYLEWTQSVKLVIDRHGKLGHLTGETKKPEVGDPKMNSWRLENSLVIAWLINSMEPVIVKNGENKNKKPRCDHCKNIGTPVKRVGRFMGNQ
- the LOC107007297 gene encoding uncharacterized protein LOC107007297 isoform X1, whose translation is MDKTTFHEEHLSETSTEDKNSSLEATAENLMTLGGNTSHMPFQLTSHRLNGKNYLEWTQSVKLVIDRHGKLGHLTGETKKPEVGDPKMNSWRLENSLVIAWLINSMEPVIALVTVKNGENKNKKPRCDHCKNIGTPVKRVGRFMGNQ